The following DNA comes from Riemerella anatipestifer ATCC 11845 = DSM 15868.
TGTTTATTAGGGCGTGCCCCAAGCCACCGCTATTCCCTAGGCTGCTGGGTCGGTCTTCGGGCAGTCGCTCTTTTTTGCCAAAGCCTTCTCCCCTTGCCAAAAAAAGGAGCTCCAACAATGCCCTCCGCCCTCACGCAATGAACTTCTGTAAATGGGAATATAAAAGTTTAGATTTACTGAAGGTTATTATACACAATTCTTCTAAAAAGAAGGGACAACAAATCTAATGAAATAAAAATCAGAAACACTAAAATTTGAAAAGAACAAGTAATATAAAGCATCCTTACCTTAATGTTATTAATTCTCTATCGAAAATAAATTTATTGATACATTGTATTGTGATTAAAGAAGTTATTTTAGTAACCATCCTCTTTTAAATTTTCTATTCTTTTAAACTCTTAAGTTGACAAAGGATTATTCTTTTTTGTAAAAAATCATCATATAAGTGCTATCAAAAGATTTCATATGTTTAATCTATCGAAGCTCTAATAAACTACTAATAATTTGACTATATTTGTAGTCTTATAGAATATGGCAAAATTTATACAAAATATAATTGATGAAATAATAGACCAATATATTTTTGCGGACGATACTAAACGTCCCTGGATTATTGGTTTTAGCGGTGGTAAAGATTCTACTGTAATGCTTCAATTGGTATGGGAAGCATTAAAGCAAATAAAAGATTTACACAGTGTAGTAAGCAGGGATATTTATGTTGTTTGTAACGACACAATGGTTGAAAATCCTGTAATTACCGAATATGTTCATCGAGTTTTAGACAAAATTGAACAAGCTGCAGTGGAACAAGATATTCCTATTAGAGTAGTAAAAACCATTCCAAGATTAGAAGATTCTTTTTGGGTAAATTTAATTGGCAAGGGTTATCCTGCACCTAACAATGCTTTTCGGTGGTGTACAGAACGTCTTAAAATAAAACCAACTTCTCGATTTATTCTTGAACAAGTTAGTGAATTTGGCGAGGCAATTATTTTGATTGGCACTCGTTCTGCAGAATCTGCCAATCGTGCAAAATCAATGAAAAAACATGCGATTAAAGGAAAACGATTAACCAAGCATCCGACACAACCCAATACTTTTATGTACGCCCCAATAAGACATTTAATGTTGGAGGAAGTTTGGTATATCATCAATACAATGCCTTCACCTTGGGGTGCAGATAATAATGAATTATTTCAGATTTATTTAGATGCAAGTGCTGATGATTATGAATGTCCAACAGTAGTAACTGACAAACAACATAAGTCTTGTGGACAAAGCCGTTTTGGTTGTTGGACATGTACAGTTGTAAAACAGGATAAATCAATGTCTGCATTGATTGAAAATGGTTTAACTTGGCTAACCCCACTATTAAAGTTGAGAAATGAATTAGCAATAGAGCGAAATATTATAGAGAATCGTATGCCACAGCGCAGAAATGGAACTGACGCGGTGAATGGAATGGGTCCTTATTTTCCATGGTATCGTGCATCTGTGTTATATCGTTTACTAAAAACACAAAGAGAAGTACAAAAACACAAGCCTCACATTGAATTGATTACAAATCAAGAACTAATTGCTATTCAAACAATTTGGTATCGTGATTTTGTTTTTGATCAGAAAGTTTCAGAAATTTATCACAAAGCATATAAAACGGATTTGGATATGAAAGATCAAAATGAGAAAAAGGAAAAAGAATTGGAATTACTGAGAAAAACTTGTGAGAAGAATCCGCGAGATTTTGAGTTAATTCAAGAGCTTTTGACCTTACAAAAAAATAAATCACTTTTGAATCGCAAGCGTGGTTTAAAAGAAGATATTGAAACAAGAATCGAAGAATATCTAAAAAAGGAGAAATAAGATGTTCATAAAAGAAATAGAGCTTAATAACTTCCGCATTTATAAAGGGATCAATAAGATAAATTTGTTACCACAGGATGGGAAAAACATTATCGTTGTAAGTGGTAAAAACGGATTTGGTAAAACAACATTTTTAATGTCGTTAGTTTGGTGTTTGTATGGTAAACAAATGGAAAAAGTTGATGAACTTTATCAAAAAGAAATTGCCGACAAAGGCGGTTACGGAAAATACATCGGAAATAGTTTAAACCGATTAGCAAAATCAAACGGAGAAACAAAATTTTCAGTTTCGGTAACTTTTACTAATGTAAAAATACCTGAAATCACTTGTAATGAAATCAAAATTACAAGAATATACGATATCATAACAAGCTCAAGTGATAAAGTTGAAGTTCTGATAGACGGCTATCAAAATGAATTAATTCAAGACCTAACAACAGATGGAAAACAAGACGGAGAAGAAATTTTCATTCGTGATTTTATCTTGCCAATTGAGATAGCCAAATTCTTTTTCTTTGATGCTGAAAAAATTGTTTCACTTGCCGAAATTAATTCGCCAGAACAAAGACGACTTTTAAGTAAAGCTTATACAGAGGTTTTGGGAATCAAAAAATACGAAGATTTAAAAGACCAACTTGAAACAATTCAAGACGATTACAGAAAAAAATCAGCAAAACCACAAGAATTAGCAGAATTTAATCAAATTGAAACCGACATTAAAAATAAACAAATTTCCATTAATGCACTTGAACAACAAATACAGGATTTGAATCAAGAAAAAATTGAAAAACAAAGTGAATCTAACGAAATTCAAATGAAGTTAATCCAAGAAGGAAATATGATGACCTTGGAACAACTTAATGAATTAAAAAAGGAGGAAATATCTTTAACAGAAAAAATAAGTGATATTCAAGATGGTTTAAAAGATTTGTTTGATTTAATTCCTTTCGGTTTATCAGGAGAAACTTTAATGGAAATTTCCAACCAATTGGAAAAAGAGAAAAATTATAAAGAAAATAAGTTCAAACAGGAAAATGTTGGAGATAAAACTAATTTGATTTTAGACGACCTTGAAATTGAAAAGAAAAATTTTAAGGGGGTTATTACAACTGATATTCGTAATTTTTATGAAACTCAAATTAGGAATTTAATCAAAAAACATTTTTTTTCTGATGTTCCTGAATTACCAAAAAATTTCGAATCATTGCACAATTTCTCAGATTCGGAGACAAATGAATTAAACACATTAATTAATTCTCTAAAAAACACATTTAGAGATACTTTCTCAAGATTTAACGACAATTATTCACGTTCCAAAAATGACCTTGATTCTATTCGTAGAAAAATCCGAGCAGCAGAAAAAGATGCAGAAGATGAATACATTGCTAATTTGAGAAATGAAAAAACACGCCTAGATAATCGAGTTTATTCGATTGATAAGGAGGTTTACGATTTGAGCGAAAAAATAGGTTCTTTCAAGAATGAAATAAAAACATTAAAACAACGTCAAGAAGAATTAAGAAAAAAAATTGACGACTCAAGACGTTATTCTGATAAAGACAAAATTACACAAAGACAAATTGAGAATTTACGCAATTTCATCAAGGACTTTAAAGATGCAACCAAGAAAAAATTGGAAGAAAACATCTTAAACGAATTGAGTGGTTTAATGCATAAAAAAGGATTCATTAAAAAAGTTGCTGTAGATATTAATCAAGCAGGTGATGATGTTGATATTAATCTTTTCAATTCTCGAAATGAGAAAATAGATAAAGGTTCTTTGTCTATGGGAGAACGTCAAATGTATGCTTCTGCTCTATTGAAAGCATTGGTTGATGAATCAGATATTTCATTTCCTGTTTTCATTGATTCACCTATGCAGAAATTTGACAAAGATCACGCAGAAAATGTAATCAAAGAATTTTATCCAAACGTTTCAGATCAGGTTGTTTTATTCCCCCTAATTCATAAAGAATTAACAGAAAGTGAGTTTGAATTATTAAAGCCTAATATCAGTAAATCCTATATTATCCACAATGTGAGCACAGATGCTTCAACATTTGAATATACTGAACCGAACAATTTAATCAAAAAGTACAACGAGCTTTATGCAAATTAACATAAGAACATCAGAGGCAAATCAGGAAATAGTTAGAAAACTAACGTCAAAATTACCTGTCGGTACAAAAGAAAATGTAATTGCAAGAATAGCATTAGGGTATTCTTTGCAAAATGGAAAATATTTCACATCATCGGAATTTAATCTATACGATTCCAAAGGAAAAGAATACAAAGACCATATTTTGTTTGATGCAAAATACAGGGATTTTTTCATAGCTTTGATTTGCCAACATTATGGAATTTATAAAACAGACGACAATATTCCAAAGTACATAAAATTACATATTGACCACGGTTTGGAGTTAATGGATAATTTATTTTCAAATCAACATAATTATACGTTTTTCGATTTTTTAACTGAACATTTAGACAAAGGAATTTCATTCTTAGATACTGTAAAAGTGAGTTTAGATGCTGTGAAAAACAATAATCAAAATATTGAAAAATCCTACTTCGGAGAACCAATTAAAATTTTGGTTGGAAATAAGTTAGATGAAAAAACTGAAGATATTGTATTAAATTTCAACGATACTAATTCATACAATAATAATCACATAGCAGTTGCAGGAAGTTCAGGAACAGGAAAAACACAATTTGCATTGCAAATTTTGAAAGAAATATCAGAGAAATCAAATTATCATGTCAATTTTATTTACTTGGATTTTAAGGGTTTGAAAGATGATGATTTAATTCAAATGCAACCTTTTTTTGAAAAGACAAGAGCTCAATTTATTGATGCCCCCAATACGCCATTTCCTATAAACCCTTTGTCATTTATTGATAGTATCAATGACATAAATAAGCAAATGGGAATTGATAAATTTGTAGATATTATCTGTAAATATTCAAATATAGGAATCAAACAACGAGGAAAACTAAGAGAAGCAACAAACGAAGCGTTTATCTCTAAAAAGCCTGGAGAACATCCAAGTTTTAGAGAGATTAATGAGCAACTTTTAGAAATTGTTGGAGATAAACGAGACATACTAACGGAAATCATTGAAGAATTAAGCCGTTACAATGTATTCCAAGAGGACAAAAAAGTGAAAATTTTTTTGAATCAGAATATTTATTTGTCTTTGTCTGGCGATTTATCAAATTCTGTTCGTTTTACTTCATTATTTTTAATTATAAATTACATTTACAATGTATTTATGAATATGGAAAGTACACCAACAGAAAACGGTTATCGTGCTATGCGTTATGTTTTGTTAATTGATGAAGCACATGTTATATTCAAAGAGAAAAAGTATCAAGATATTTTAGAGAAAATTTTGCGTGAGATACGTTCAAAAGGTGTTTCGGTTGTACTTTTATCACAAGGGATTGAAGAATTTAACCAACCAACTTTTGACTTTTCAAGTATGTGTGA
Coding sequences within:
- the dndD gene encoding DNA sulfur modification protein DndD yields the protein MFIKEIELNNFRIYKGINKINLLPQDGKNIIVVSGKNGFGKTTFLMSLVWCLYGKQMEKVDELYQKEIADKGGYGKYIGNSLNRLAKSNGETKFSVSVTFTNVKIPEITCNEIKITRIYDIITSSSDKVEVLIDGYQNELIQDLTTDGKQDGEEIFIRDFILPIEIAKFFFFDAEKIVSLAEINSPEQRRLLSKAYTEVLGIKKYEDLKDQLETIQDDYRKKSAKPQELAEFNQIETDIKNKQISINALEQQIQDLNQEKIEKQSESNEIQMKLIQEGNMMTLEQLNELKKEEISLTEKISDIQDGLKDLFDLIPFGLSGETLMEISNQLEKEKNYKENKFKQENVGDKTNLILDDLEIEKKNFKGVITTDIRNFYETQIRNLIKKHFFSDVPELPKNFESLHNFSDSETNELNTLINSLKNTFRDTFSRFNDNYSRSKNDLDSIRRKIRAAEKDAEDEYIANLRNEKTRLDNRVYSIDKEVYDLSEKIGSFKNEIKTLKQRQEELRKKIDDSRRYSDKDKITQRQIENLRNFIKDFKDATKKKLEENILNELSGLMHKKGFIKKVAVDINQAGDDVDINLFNSRNEKIDKGSLSMGERQMYASALLKALVDESDISFPVFIDSPMQKFDKDHAENVIKEFYPNVSDQVVLFPLIHKELTESEFELLKPNISKSYIIHNVSTDASTFEYTEPNNLIKKYNELYAN
- the dndC gene encoding DNA phosphorothioation system sulfurtransferase DndC; this translates as MAKFIQNIIDEIIDQYIFADDTKRPWIIGFSGGKDSTVMLQLVWEALKQIKDLHSVVSRDIYVVCNDTMVENPVITEYVHRVLDKIEQAAVEQDIPIRVVKTIPRLEDSFWVNLIGKGYPAPNNAFRWCTERLKIKPTSRFILEQVSEFGEAIILIGTRSAESANRAKSMKKHAIKGKRLTKHPTQPNTFMYAPIRHLMLEEVWYIINTMPSPWGADNNELFQIYLDASADDYECPTVVTDKQHKSCGQSRFGCWTCTVVKQDKSMSALIENGLTWLTPLLKLRNELAIERNIIENRMPQRRNGTDAVNGMGPYFPWYRASVLYRLLKTQREVQKHKPHIELITNQELIAIQTIWYRDFVFDQKVSEIYHKAYKTDLDMKDQNEKKEKELELLRKTCEKNPRDFELIQELLTLQKNKSLLNRKRGLKEDIETRIEEYLKKEK
- a CDS encoding DndE family protein; amino-acid sequence: MQINIRTSEANQEIVRKLTSKLPVGTKENVIARIALGYSLQNGKYFTSSEFNLYDSKGKEYKDHILFDAKYRDFFIALICQHYGIYKTDDNIPKYIKLHIDHGLELMDNLFSNQHNYTFFDFLTEHLDKGISFLDTVKVSLDAVKNNNQNIEKSYFGEPIKILVGNKLDEKTEDIVLNFNDTNSYNNNHIAVAGSSGTGKTQFALQILKEISEKSNYHVNFIYLDFKGLKDDDLIQMQPFFEKTRAQFIDAPNTPFPINPLSFIDSINDINKQMGIDKFVDIICKYSNIGIKQRGKLREATNEAFISKKPGEHPSFREINEQLLEIVGDKRDILTEIIEELSRYNVFQEDKKVKIFLNQNIYLSLSGDLSNSVRFTSLFLIINYIYNVFMNMESTPTENGYRAMRYVLLIDEAHVIFKEKKYQDILEKILREIRSKGVSVVLLSQGIEEFNQPTFDFSSMCEISFLLNVKDKNNTKAINKFLGFSDKDGTKAYRSLEKIQKGQAISNIKEFSKGELFEIKQFYNTP